A segment of the Candidatus Eisenbacteria bacterium genome:
GCGAGGCTCAGGTCCTGAAAGCAGACATTGTCAAATTGCTCCCCAGCCTCAAAGCCGACATCGCCTACTTCGACCCGCCCTATCCCGGCGTCCAATCCTACGAGCGGGAATACAAAATCATCGATGAGATCTTGGAGGGAACATCCCTGCCGGTGAGCCCGTTCAGCGCCAAGGATGGGGCCTCGATGATCGACGGCTTGTTCAAGCAGGCGAAGAACATCCCGGTCTGGGTTCTGAGCCTGGGCAATGCCGAGGTGACGCTCGATGAGCTGGAGCAGAAGATGCGCAGCTACGGCCGGGAGGTGAAGGCTACCGAGATCCGGTACATGCACAAGCCCTCCCAGTCCAGCGAGGAGAAGCGGCAGCAGAATCGTGAGTTCATCCTGGTCGGTTGGGATTCGGATGCAGAGCTGATCCGTGACCGCGCGATGGTAACCATGAACGCAGGAGGCAAGTGATGGCCAAGAAGAAAACCGCTGATGCTCGGATGGTTCCGCTGGATGATCTCATCCCGCACCCGCTCAACAGCAACGTCATGTCCGAGGAGATGCGGGAGAAATTGAAAGCCCATATCAAACGGACCGGCCGCTACCCCTACCTCATCGTCCGTCCTCATCCGGATCAAGCCGGGAAGTACCAGGTGCTGGATGGCCATCACAGAATCGATGTGCTTCGGGAGCTGGGGCACTCAGAGGCCCGCTGCGATATCTGGGAGGTGGACGATAGGGAGGCGAATCTATTGCTGGCCACATTGAATAGATTAGAGGGCCAGGATGTTCCGGTCCGGCGTGCCCAGCTTCTCCACGAATTACTCGGCTCGATGAGCGTCGATGATCTTGCCGGACTTGTCCCGGAAACCGACCGGCAGATCGAGGAGCTGCATGCATTGCTCGAGTTCCCCGCTGATGAGATCGCCGAGCTGCTGGATGAGCAGGCTGAGCAGGAAGAGAAGGTATTGCCCCGCGTGCTGACCTTCGTCGTGACACCGGATCAGGAGCAGACAATCGAGGAGGCCGTTGAACTGGCGAGTGACGGCACACCAGGCCGCGATAGAAAGGCTCGCGGGCTGACAAACTTGGCCAAGTCTTACATTGAGGAACGCCATGAAGAGATCACATAACAAGATCCGTGAGGAAGCCAG
Coding sequences within it:
- a CDS encoding ParB/RepB/Spo0J family partition protein; the protein is MAKKKTADARMVPLDDLIPHPLNSNVMSEEMREKLKAHIKRTGRYPYLIVRPHPDQAGKYQVLDGHHRIDVLRELGHSEARCDIWEVDDREANLLLATLNRLEGQDVPVRRAQLLHELLGSMSVDDLAGLVPETDRQIEELHALLEFPADEIAELLDEQAEQEEKVLPRVLTFVVTPDQEQTIEEAVELASDGTPGRDRKARGLTNLAKSYIEERHEEIT